From Polypterus senegalus isolate Bchr_013 chromosome 15, ASM1683550v1, whole genome shotgun sequence, the proteins below share one genomic window:
- the LOC120515483 gene encoding protein phosphatase 2C-like domain-containing protein 1 — protein MSSSTLSAVTSSVSLDLESSGETEKENMPAPDKESVFSDKAPFLSRSYVRTALTSQCAQVDSRASLCYSVNGTFRVIGSEGENENRLFDFCVKVSEVNSPLIKAVAFCEQQNPDWNPQMEDASVLVNGYGQKSEACLIGVFSGFHGGCAAKIASEELPLLFLEQLSKRPSLKYSTTTEDMQKLSSFRPLFRNLDEPSISDDNPSDTIHIHRAFEEAFWRMDRVLSLGRNETSRIRWSGCTPLICLIESSGQEIKAVGEDVKVQAGQRGNIPGMIHIANAGNTHAVLCRNGKGYRLTKDHSTANPKERKRILRCGGSISFNEKHGLVEGLTKATRGLGHHGDPLLKRSVIPVPCSASIPIDCSFQFLILASSGLWEVLNETDVAKVGLESIKTYFKSKDSHLRNFKTLRQSPVINQDSEDFLSASQSNNRTKDIHNKIKEGMSESSLKTQSSVIEDSPENEYFKNLAGLICKNIVKSAMMAGSKENISVTVVILPGCDFIAEKL, from the exons ATGAGTTCTTCGACGCTATCAGCTGTAACATCTTCAGTTTCATTGGATTTGGAAAGTTCAGGAGAAACCGAAAAGGAGAACATGCCGGCACCAGACAAAGAGAGCGTCTTCTCGGATAAAGCGCCTTTCCTGAGCCGTAGTTACGTCCGCACGGCTCTCACCTCACAATGCGCCCAAGTGGACTCGCGTGCCAGCCTCTGCTATAGTGTAAATGGGACATTTCGTGTGATCGGTTCGGAGGGCGAAAACGAGAACCGCTTGTTTGACTTTTGCGTAAAAGTATCAGAAGTTAACAGTCCGCTGATCAAAGCAGTCGCCTTTTGTGAGCAGCAGAATCCCGATTGGAATCCTCAAATGGAAGACGCGTCAGTTCTAGTGAATGGATACGGCCAGAAATCGGAAGCGTGTCTCATTGGCGTGTTTAGCGGATTCCACGGAGGCTGCGCCGCCAAAATAGCATCAGAAGAGCTCCCACTTCTTTTCCTGGAACAACTCTCAAAACGCCCTTCTTTAAAGTATTCAACAACAACGGAAGATATGCAAAAGCTCTCCAGTTTTCGCCCTTTGTTTCGTAATTTAGATGAGCCCAGCATCTCAGACGATAATCCCAGCGACACAATACACATTCACAGAGCATTCGAAGAGGCGTTTTGGAGAATGGACCGAGTGTTGTCTCTGGGTCGCAACGAAACCTCCAGGATTAGGTGGAGTGGCTGCACCCCTTTAATTTGCCTAATCGAGAGCTCAGGACAAGAAATAAAGGCAGTGGGAGAAGATGTGAAGGTACAGGCGGGACAGCGGGGTAACATCCCTGGAATGATACACATTGCCAATGCCG GTAATACACATGCAGTTTTATGCAGAAATGGAAAAGGCTACCGTCTGACAAAAGACCACAGCACTGCAAATCCAAAGGAAAGAAAACGAATTCTTCGATGTGGAGGATCCATTAGCTTTAATGAAAAACATGGATTAGTAGAAGGGCTAACAAAGGCAACACGAGGTCTGGGTCATCATGGAGATCCCCTGCTTAAGAGGTCTGTTATACCAGTACCATGCTCTGCTTCTATACCAATTGACTGTTCcttccagtttttaattttaGCTTCCAGTGGTCTCTGGGAGGTATTAAATGAAACTGATGTTGCAAAGGTTGGACTAGAAAGTATAAAAACCTACTTCAAGTCAAAAGACAGCCATCtcagaaattttaaaacattaagacAAAGTCCTGTTATAAATCAAGATTCAGAAGATTTCCTCAGTGCTTCTCAAAGTAACAACAGGACCAAAGATattcataataaaattaaagaaggaATGTCAGAAAGCTCTCTTAAGACACAGTCATCTGTTATCGAAGACAGTcctgaaaatgaatatttcaaaaaTCTTGCAGGTTTGatttgcaaaaacattgtgaaatCTGCAATGATGGCAGGATCAAAGGAAAATATTTCAGTTACAGTTGTTATTCTACCTGGCTGTGACTTTATTGCTGAAAAACTTTAA